The Dreissena polymorpha isolate Duluth1 chromosome 10, UMN_Dpol_1.0, whole genome shotgun sequence genome includes a region encoding these proteins:
- the LOC127848052 gene encoding uncharacterized protein LOC127848052: protein MNRMYILDLECPPVKNFKDGVIFGNSFELGSRLMVRCNPGFTEKNGQKTMLCTNGNWNFTPECVTNPLLKTATTTTATTTNTTTLVPVSWDTTHALTISTTTSTPTTADRAITPVSTTTAITSTPTITDTTITPDPAIAATTTTRTTTDTAITPNPTTTATTSTPKTTHMAIAPVPTTTASITTQTTTDTEITPAPTLAATTTTSPQPQRQRSHHTLLSLQPPLLPQQPQRQRSHHTILSLQPPLLPPQPQRRRSHQSLLSLPLPLLSQLQTR, encoded by the exons ATGAATCGAATGTACATTCTTGATTTAGAATGTCCACCAGTGAAGAATTTTAAAGACGGTGTCATATTTGGGAACAGTTTCGAACTTGGCTCACGGCTCATGGTGCGATGTAACCCGGGGTTCACTGAGAAAAACGGTCAGAAAACAATGCTTTGTACGAACGGGAACTGGAACTTTACGCCGGAGTGTGTCACTA atcccCTACTAAAAACTGCCACCACAACTactgccaccaccaccaacacGACCACGTTGGTTCCTGTAAGCTGGGACACCACGCATGCGCTGACCATCTCCACCACCACCTCTACTCCCACAACCGCAGACAGGGCGATAACACCAGTCTCTACTACCACTGCCATCACCTCTACTCCCACAATCACAGACACGACAATCACACCAGACCCTGCTATCGCTGCCACTACCACTACTCGGACAACCACAGACACGGCGATTACTCCAAACCCCACTACCACTGCCACAACCTCTACTCCTAAAACCACACACATGGCGATAGCACCAGTCCCTACTACAACTGCCTCCATCACTACTCAGACAACAACAGACACGGAGATCACACCAGCCCCTACTTTGGCTGCAACCACCACTACTTCCCCACAACCACAGAGACAACGATCACACCACACCCTACTTTCGCTGCAACCACCACTACTTCCCCAACAACCACAGAGACAACGATCACACCACACCATACTTTCGCTGCAACCACCACTACTTCCCCCACAACCACAAAGACGACGATCACACCAGTCCCTACTATCTCTGCCACTACCACTACTCAGCCAACTACAGACACGATGA